From Alienimonas californiensis, a single genomic window includes:
- a CDS encoding FtsX-like permease family protein yields the protein MYKLLLCLRYLRTRYIALASIISVTLGVATMIVVNSVMAGFTTEMKDRIRGLLADVVIETHSLQGHENPEGLIARAMAAAPGMIEAATPTVEMYAVMSFDYGGEPIHRPVQLIGIDPRGKSKVGPLKENLASYQPVMKDGKVVEPAQRSLEEELGWNLTPEAMELCQRMHDLDVLRHRLASAQSASQGGGILPASAAGADWGADSEEWVGDSQPYASEGGSALVPDPFAAVAPAPAQAPESRDGLLDGRVMIGKQLISVPIETADGSIEERLLVQPGQRVTLTTVKAGSNGPPESATMNATVTDVFKSGMSEYDSRVVFCNIERLQEVRGMLVPDENDRSVTVGREIKALSGPHAGQSGQVVRLEGPYAVVRLGSWHEPGEEITLPKTDCLPLSRSVTTVQIKLKEGVDPAVAVAALKQAFPAERFSVGTWESKQGPLLAAVDMETTILNVLLFLIVAVAGFGILAIFYMIVVEKTRDIGILKALGAGSRGIMSIFLSYGISLGLVGAGAGVVLGLLFVRYINEVEKFISYLTGREVFDERIYYFPEIPTRVDPLTVFWVALGAVFIAVAASILPARRAAALHPVQALRYE from the coding sequence ATGTACAAGCTGCTCCTCTGCCTGCGGTATCTCCGCACCCGCTACATCGCGCTGGCGAGCATCATCTCGGTCACGCTGGGCGTGGCGACGATGATCGTGGTGAACTCCGTGATGGCCGGTTTCACCACGGAGATGAAGGACCGCATCCGCGGCCTGCTGGCCGACGTGGTCATCGAAACGCACAGTTTGCAGGGCCATGAGAACCCCGAGGGCCTGATCGCCCGGGCCATGGCCGCCGCCCCCGGCATGATCGAGGCGGCCACCCCGACGGTGGAGATGTACGCCGTCATGAGCTTCGACTACGGCGGCGAGCCGATCCATCGCCCCGTGCAGCTGATCGGCATCGACCCCCGCGGCAAAAGCAAAGTCGGGCCGCTCAAGGAGAACCTCGCCAGCTACCAGCCGGTGATGAAGGACGGCAAGGTCGTCGAGCCGGCCCAGCGGAGCCTGGAGGAGGAACTCGGCTGGAACCTGACGCCCGAGGCGATGGAACTCTGCCAGCGGATGCACGATCTGGACGTGCTCCGCCACCGCCTCGCCAGTGCCCAGTCGGCCTCGCAGGGCGGCGGGATCCTGCCCGCCTCCGCCGCCGGCGCCGACTGGGGCGCCGACAGCGAGGAGTGGGTCGGCGACAGCCAGCCGTACGCTTCGGAAGGCGGCTCCGCCCTGGTGCCGGACCCGTTCGCCGCGGTCGCCCCGGCTCCCGCCCAGGCCCCGGAGAGCCGCGACGGGCTGCTGGACGGCCGGGTGATGATCGGGAAGCAGCTCATCAGCGTGCCGATCGAGACCGCCGACGGCTCAATCGAGGAACGCCTGCTGGTCCAGCCCGGCCAGCGCGTCACCCTGACCACGGTGAAGGCCGGCAGCAACGGCCCGCCGGAGTCCGCCACGATGAACGCGACCGTCACGGACGTCTTCAAAAGCGGCATGAGCGAGTACGACAGCCGCGTCGTCTTCTGCAACATCGAGCGCCTGCAGGAGGTCCGCGGGATGCTCGTGCCGGACGAGAACGACCGCAGCGTGACCGTCGGCCGGGAGATCAAGGCCCTCAGCGGCCCGCACGCCGGCCAGTCCGGGCAGGTGGTGCGGCTCGAAGGCCCCTACGCCGTCGTCCGGCTGGGCAGCTGGCACGAGCCGGGCGAGGAGATCACGCTCCCCAAGACCGACTGCCTGCCGCTCTCCCGCAGCGTCACCACCGTGCAGATCAAGCTGAAGGAGGGCGTGGACCCCGCCGTCGCCGTCGCCGCCCTCAAACAGGCCTTCCCCGCCGAACGCTTCAGCGTGGGCACTTGGGAGAGCAAGCAGGGCCCGCTGCTGGCCGCGGTCGATATGGAAACGACGATCCTCAACGTCCTGCTGTTCCTGATCGTCGCCGTCGCCGGCTTCGGGATCTTGGCGATCTTTTACATGATCGTCGTCGAGAAGACGCGGGACATCGGCATCCTCAAGGCCCTCGGCGCCGGGTCGCGGGGGATCATGAGCATCTTCCTGAGCTACGGTATCAGCCTCGGGCTGGTCGGCGCCGGGGCCGGCGTCGTGCTGGGCCTGCTGTTCGTGCGGTACATCAACGAGGTGGAGAAGTTCATCTCCTACCTGACCGGCCGCGAAGTGTTCGACGAGCGGATCTACTACTTCCCGGAGATCCCCACCCGGGTCGACCCGCTGACGGTCTTCTGGGTGGCGCTGGGGGCGGTGTTCATCGCCGTCGCCGCGAGCATCCTGCCGGCCCGCCGCGCCGCCGCCCTGCACCCCGTCCAGGCCCTGCGGTACGAGTGA
- a CDS encoding ABC transporter ATP-binding protein, which translates to MNEQPQPLHAVAVEKAYRKGENAVDVLRGVNLSVLPGEFVSVVGQSGCGKSTLMHLLGLLDSPDVGEIRLGADRIDHLPARTRDRLRNRVFGFVFQFYHLLPELTLLENVLTPLMIRHSMPVYWKNRKVYRAHASEILDRVGLGHRLTHTPKELSGGEMQRAAIARALISEPQILLADEPTGNLDGEVEAEVIALLRELNDEGLTVVMVTHDDALAATADRTVRLLRGRVEDRVEPLRRAA; encoded by the coding sequence ATGAACGAACAGCCCCAACCCCTGCACGCCGTCGCGGTCGAGAAGGCCTACCGCAAGGGGGAGAACGCCGTGGACGTGCTGCGGGGCGTGAACCTCAGCGTCCTTCCCGGCGAGTTCGTCTCCGTCGTCGGCCAGTCCGGTTGCGGCAAGAGCACGCTGATGCACCTGCTCGGCCTGCTGGACTCCCCGGACGTCGGCGAGATCCGCCTCGGCGCCGACCGCATCGACCACCTGCCCGCCCGCACCCGCGACCGTTTGCGGAACCGCGTGTTCGGCTTCGTCTTTCAGTTCTATCACCTCCTGCCGGAACTCACCCTGCTGGAGAACGTGCTCACCCCGCTGATGATCCGGCACTCGATGCCGGTCTACTGGAAGAACCGCAAGGTCTACCGGGCGCATGCCTCGGAGATTCTGGACCGCGTCGGCCTGGGTCACCGCCTGACGCACACCCCGAAGGAACTGTCCGGCGGGGAGATGCAGCGGGCGGCGATCGCCCGGGCGCTGATCTCCGAACCGCAGATCCTGCTGGCCGACGAACCGACCGGGAACCTCGACGGCGAGGTCGAAGCCGAGGTGATCGCCCTGCTCCGCGAGTTGAACGACGAGGGCCTGACGGTCGTGATGGTCACCCACGACGACGCCCTCGCCGCCACCGCCGACCGAACCGTCCGCCTGCTGCGGGGTCGGGTGGAAGACCGCGTCGAGCCGCTCCGCCGCGCCGCGTAG